CAGGCATTCAAAGAATTACCTGATTCAATCCTTAACACTACCGATTCAAAATGCCGGGTTTACTCCCCGGAAACGAACCGATTTATCCCTTTTCTTTGGCTCTTTTATGTTTTGTAAAAATTACGTCAACTTAACTTGAATGTCTACACCACTCGGCAATTCCAGTTTAGACAGTGCATCGACTGTCTTTTGAGTAGGAGTATAAATTTCAATGAGACGCTTGTGGGTGCGACGCTGGAACTGCTCACGAGATTTCTTATTGACGTGCGGAGAACGGAGCACGGTAAAGATTTTTTTCTCAGTGGGCAGCGGAATCGGACCCGTAACAACAGCACCGCTGTTGCGCACCGTTTTCACGATTTTTTCAGTAGACTTGTCTACCAGATTGTGATCGTAAGAACGAAGTTTAATCCTGATTTTCTGATTCATGCCTTAGTTAAATAAATTATCAATAATGATATATAATTCCCTCTTGCAAATATTTCACCTTTGGGAAAAGAATCGGGTAGAAGTAATACTCCAACCCGATCAATAACTTTTATACATTAACAATGCCTTTGGCTTTGTCGATTACATCTTTGGCGATACCACTTGGTGCCGCAGCATAATGTGAGAATTCCATTGTGGAGCTCGCACGTCCTGAAGTAAGGGTACGCAGAGAAGTAACATAACCGAACATTTCTGACAATGGAACATCACCTTTAATGGTGATGGCACCACCTGCACCAGATTCCTGTCCTTTGGGTAATCCACGGCGACGGTTAAGGTCACCGATCACTGTTCCTACATACTCTTCCGGGGTAACTACCTCGAGTTTCATAATAGGCTCGAGCAATTCAGGCTTACATTTAGGCGCGGCAGCTTTAAACCCTTCTTTTGCACAAAGTTCAAAAGCGATTGGTTTTGAATCCACGGCGTGCATAGACCCATCGTAAACGCGCACCTTCATGCTATCGATGTTATAACCGGCCAAAATACCGTTTGACATCATAGAGAGGAAACCATCTTTGATAGGCTTCATGTAGTTCTTATCGATGGATCCTCCGACAATACCCCAAACGAACTGGAGTTTTTCTTTGCCGTTTTTGAATTCATCAGTATCCAGGAATTCCTGATCGGCAGGGCCGAGTTCGAATTCCATATCGGCGAACAAACCAGAACCCCCTGATTGTTTTTTCAAACGTTCGCGGTGGGTAACCGTGTTGGTCAGCGATTCTTTGTAACTCACCTGAGGTTCACCCTGGTTACATTCAACCTTAAACTCACGACGGAGACGGTCAACGATAATTTCAAGGTGTAACTCTCCCATTCCGCTGATAACGGTCTGGTTGGTTTCTTCGTTATAATTAACTTTGAAAGTTGGATCTTCTTCAGCCAATTTAGCCAAAGCCATACCCAGTTTATCCAAGTCTTTTTGCGTTTTAGGCTCTATCGCAATTCCGATCACAGGCTCAGGGAAAGTCATACTTTCCAGAACAATCGGCTTATTGATATCGCAAAGCGTATCACCGGTGCGAAGGTCTTTGATCCCCACGGCGGCGGCAATATCTCCGGCTTCCACTCTGTCAATAGCATTCTGCTTATTGGAGTGCATCTGATATAAACGGGAGATACGTTCTTTTTTACCAGAACGGGAATTCAGCACATAAGAACCAGATTCCAAAGTTCCTGAATATACCCGGAAAAAGGCGAGCCGGCCCACAAACGGGTCAGTTGCAATTTTAAAAGCCAGGGCAGCAAAAGGTTCGTTAGCACTAGGTTTACGTAATTCTGCCTTTTCTGTTTCAGGGTTGATCCCTTCCACAGCATCAATATCTACCGGTGAAGGCAGGTAAGCACATACTGCATCAAGTACAGCCTGAACTCCTTTATTTTTGAAAGCGGATCCACACATCATCGGAGTGATGCTCATATCGATCACCGCAGCACGGATAGCAGCGCGGATTTCGTCAGGAGAGATGGATTCGGGATCTTCGAAGAATTTTTCCAGAAGGGTATCATCATAATCAGCAACCGCCTCCAACAATTCAGCACGCTTTTCTGCTACGAGATCGACTAAATCTTCAGGAATCGGCACCACTTCGTAAGTCATTCCCTTATCTTCTTCGTTCCAGATCATTGCCTCGTTGGTAATGAGGTCAACGACTCCAACGAAAGACTCTTCTGATCCGATTGGCACCTGCAATGCGATTGCATTGGCACCGAGTTTTTCTCTAACATCATTAACAACGTTAAAGAAGTCTGCTCCTGAACGGTCCATTTTATTAACGAATCCGATACGTGGAACTTTATATCTGTCAGCCTGTCTCCATACGGTTTCAGACTGAGGCTCTACACCTGATACGGCACAGAAAAGTGACATAACACCATCCAAAACCCGGAGGGAACGTTCTACCTCAACAGTAAAATCTACGTGCCCGGGAGTATCGATGATATTGACTGAATAGGGCTGGTCTTTCCATTTCCAGGATGTCTTGGTTGCAGCAGAAGTAATGGTAATACCTCTTTCCTGCTCCTGCTCCATCCAGTCCATGGTAGCTGCACCATCGTGTACCTCACCAATTTTATGACTCAAACCGGTGTAGAAAAGCACACGCTCAGTCGTAGTGGTTTTACCCGCATCAATGTGCGCCGCGATACCAATATTTCTTGTAAATCTAAGATCGTTTGCCATGAGAACTACTCCTAAAGGATTTTAAAATAATATTTATTAAACTCTAAAGTGCGCAAATGCACGGTTGGATTCGGCCATTTTGTGCATATCCTCTTTACGTTTCACTGCTGCACCTTCTCCTTTGCTTGCTGCCATAATTTCGGCTGCAAGTTTTTCACTTATTCCTTTTCCACTGCGTTTGCGTGAAAAACCAACCAACCATTTCATTCCAATAGAAACCCGGCGCTTGGCACGAATCTCGATAGGAATCTGAAAAGTTGCACCGCCAATTCGACGGCTTCTTACTTCAACCTGAGGCATTACATTGTTCAATGCTTTCTTCCAAACACCATGCTCATCTCCACCGGTTCTTTCCTTTACTATATCCATTGCTGCGTAAAAAGCACGAAAAGTGGTTCCCTTTTTCCCGCTAAACATCATATTGTTTACAAACTGGGTAACCATTGGATCTCCATACCTTGGATCCGGAGCAATAATTCTTTCTTTAGGTTTTCTTTTTCTCATTTTAAAACATTAGAGGTTTCTTAATTGATTGAAACATAACTTACTTAGGACTTAGGACGCTTGGTTCCGTACTTCGAGCGACTTTGTTTACGATCACCAACTCCCGCAGTATCCAATGCACCACGAACGATGGTATAACGTACCCCTGGTAAATCTTTCACACGACCCCCGCGAATCAGCACGATGGAGTGCTCCTGAAGGTTGTGGCCTTCTCCCGGAATATATGCGATCACTTCAAGACCATTTGTCAGACGTACCTTAGCTACTTTACGCAAAGCAGAGTTAGGTTTCTTCGGTGTGGTCGTGTAAACACGAGTACAAACGCCACGACGCTGAGGACAAGACTCAAGTGCACGTGATTTACTTGCTTCTACGATCTTTTTCCTCCCGTTGCGTACCAGCTGATTAATAGTAGGCATACCTGCTTAATTTTTAAATATTTTTATCGGGCATAATGAACCCTTTTTCAAAAGCGAATGCAAAGGTAGAATTTTTCTTTAGAATTACAAAAGCTATTTTATAAAAAATTGAAGATCAGTCTTTTTTTTTTGAAATGAGTTTGGAAAAGGCTACTAATCATGATGTTTTTACTTAGCATAAATTAAAATCATCAAAACAAATATCCTTTATATTGAAAATAGATGAAATTAAATTTTATTTAAAGATATTTTTTTGATCATTGAAAAAATTTAATTCAAATTTTAAAAATGAAAAAAATATTTGAACGTGATTAACCCAGGGAAGGCGTTTCTGTTTATTTTTTAAAATAAAACAAGGAAACAAGAGAACAATGAATGAGCACCTTAGTTCCTTTATCATTGTCACCTTGTTTCCTTGCAGGTCAAGATCTGGGGGATAACTATCGGCTCACGACCAATCGCTTAATAGCCGTGTGAATCCCATCGGTGATCTGTATGAAATACACCCCATCAGCCAAAATTTCCAGGGAAAGGGGGCATACGCCTTGCTTTACGGAATTTTGCATGGAATACAACAATTCCTGGCCCGTGACACTGAGTACCCTGATCTCAAGATCAACTGCTGTTCCCAGACGGTAGGCCACATTGACCTCCTTGCCAGCCGGGTTTGGGAAAAGGCTTATCCTTTGGCTGAAAGCCGGGTCATTCGTTCCCGTCATCACATCTACCGTCACTTCCACTACCACATCCTCTACGCAACCTGAAGCATCCGACACGGTTACAGTATAAGTAGCTGCAAACACCCCTTCAAGAGACGCGGTGGTAGCCCCTGTACTCCATAAATAAGTGTATTCACCGGAACCTCCAGAAACCTCCACTGAAGCCGATCCCGCGCCAGACGGCGGATTGGTATCATCTATTGAAACCGCGGTTCCTGAAAGCGGTGCTAATTCGCCCAGGAGATTGACTTCCACGGATTGACCGGTAATGAGGCAGCCATTGGTCAAATCAAGTCCGGCCAGGGTATTGTCGGTATCTACCGCCCCTCCGAAAACGATTGGGGTAAAATAGAACGTACCCACCGGAATCTGGGTGCCGTCGTTCAACAAGGCCGGAGCATAAATTTCTGATGACAGATTAAAATTGCCCAGGAAAGAAGCATCGTTAAACGGATCTGCTGATCCTGAAATATCTGCCGTCGTTACGATCCACAGGAATGCGGAGACAGGAGACAAAGGAATGACCACATCCTCGACGGAGAAGCTGGTGAGGTCGCCGAAACAGACCTCTGGCTGACCGGCAGATGCGCCCAGGGTAATGTCCGCACAAGTGACGTTGGCCAATTGGGTAAACTGGATACAAAATTCTCCGTCAGAGCCCGCAAACCCATCCACCATCATAAAATATTGCACCCCGGCGATGGTTTCAAAAATCAAACCTGCCGGATAAGGCCCTTCGGCCGGAGTTCCCTCTATGTCTTCGTTGCAGGCCACCGGGATCATATCCCCACAACCGGTACCTGCATAAATGGCGATTTGTGTATCGCCAAAATCGATATAATCACTCAATCCACCACCACAGTCGGTTGTCCTGATATCATACACTTCTCCATCCCCGGTAAAGGTATACCAAAGTGTGTTTTCAAGGCTGGGCGCTGCGCCACCGCCGTCAGGTTCACCAAAACACTCCCACCCTTCGAGGGGGTCGTTGGCATCCGTTGTGGCTCCCGTATTGTTCCAGATAGGGGATGTTTGCGGATTGTTCAACCCCTGCCCCATCAAAGCGGAAAGGTCCACGGCGTCAGAGCAGGCATCAGCCACCTCAAAAGCGGTGGTGATGATCCGAAAATGATAGTCATCCCCCGTATTCAGTGCCCAGGTGGTGCCGTTAAATACATAAGTTCTGCCCCCGGCGGCCGGTGTGGTTTGAGTTACCCACGTTTCCCCTACAGGTACTATAAACCCTACAAAAATATCACCCGTCAAACCCGACAACTGGTCCATATAAGCTGAGAGGTCCACCCGCGTCATGGGGCTGGTCACCTCAAGATTAGCTTCGGGAGTTACCATGAAAGGTGTGATAAGGTCGGCACCCGGCACCCCATTATTGTTGGCCCAGATATGAAATTCGAAATCATCATTGGGTCGGTTGGAATCCGTATAGTTGCGGATGAGAGCATAAACGACATCAGTAGTGCCTACGAGGCTGAAACGGACGGCACAACCTGTTAATAAGCTGGCAGCATCAGGACCAAAGGAATTAACGAAATCCACCTGCTCGTTATCAAAATAAATATGGTTGCCGTCGAGATAACTGAATGTTTCTGTAGTAACGTTATTGGCATTGGGCGAAGCATCAGAGGCTTCCAGATAATAATCCACCTGTACTCCGGCAGCTTGTTCGGGGATGACAAAAGCATAAGTATCCCCTGAAGTGTTTACCCCCGCCACTTCATTGAAAGCACCACCCGCAACCGAATAATACAGGTTGGCGGATGTTATGCCTGAAACATCAATAAGCTCAGCTGTTTTTGTGACATTCCCTAAATTACTCCGATAAAAAGTATTGGGGGTATGTAAAACCAATGGAGGTGAATTATCCTCATTGGAGCTGATGATCTCCACATCGTCGATATACACTCCATCCACTTCATAGCCAGTATCTGAGAAAAAGCGGAAACGTACCCGCACATCACTGCTGCCCACGAATCCTCCCAGGGAATAGCTGTATTGTGTCCACGGAGATAAATTACCCTCGCCAAGGAAAGTGGCAACGTTCACCCAGGTGGTGCCACCATTTCCGCTGGCTTCCACATACATGTAATCAAAATTTCCCCCTTCAATATCGTAAATGGCCCAAAACTGAAGCGTTGCATCAAGGGCGGTCGATAGGTCGACCCCTGTGGCCATGGTAGCCGTAGTATTAAGATTGGAGGCATAATTGCCGCCCGGGCTATCGGTGAGGGAGGTACTAGGAGAATTGGATTGGGTGGTGGTCGTTCCCCAGGTTCCGGTAAGCACCCAATTTGTGGTTCCTGATTCAAAGTCATCAGAAAATTCCACCGTTTGGGCAAAGGCATTAGAAAAAAGGAATAATATTCCCGGCATTAAAAGTAGAAGTTTTTTCATTTCCAGTCGTTTTAGATAAGTAAATAGTTTAAGGAATAATTTTATGCTTTTTGATTGATAACTAGTTAATGTAAGGTTTCAGGTTGTTTCAGGTTGTTTCAGGTTGAGCGCAGTTGAACGGAGTGAAATTCCGTGCATGTAATGCCGGGGCGAAATCCCGTACCGCAGGTCGGGTGGGTCAATTTTCTTCAATCTCCCTCAATCTCATTCAATCTCCTTCAATCTCCCTCAATCTGACACGTTCCGACTCACGATTGATGGTTTCCTCCATTTTTGACTATCGGGGTTATGAAACTGACGTTCTTTTTCAATCAAATCTATTCTACTCCCAAATCTAAAAGTAATATGTTTTCTGAAAAATTCAATCATATTGCTGAGAATTACTAAACAGGAATTCCATTTCGGAAGTACACGTTACTGGTTTAGCGGGTTAAAATACCGGTTGGTGAACTTAGGATTGAAGTTGCCCTCAATCCAGTGAGAAGTTTGTTACCTTTGCAGGAAATTTTATTCCGACATCTAAAAGTCATCCACAACACCCGGTATGCGCTTTTTTCTAACACATTCTTCACCGAAACTTCTTTCCAGGGAAACCATTGCAGCATTCGTGTTTTTTGCTTTATACTTTTTTATAGGGTGGTACATCCTTCCCGATTACGGCCTCTCCTGGGATGAATTTTTACAAAGGCGCTACGGTTTGCATTCCTATGATTTTGTAGTCAAAACGCTGGGGCTGGACTGGCCTATGTATTTCCCGCAATATCAACTGGAAACTTCCGCCGGAAGGCAATACTCCATAATATTCTCGCTCATCGCCGCAGGCTTCGAAAAACTGGCGGGCATCGATGCTGATGATTTTCATGCCCAATACCTGTTGCGGCACCGTATGTTGTTCGTACTTTTCTGGACAGCGACCATTGCTTTCTACCAATTGTTAAGGCTCCGTTTTGAAACAGCCTTACAGAAAGAGAATCCCTCGTTTCCTTTTTTTAAAAACGGGCTGCCCCTGTTGGGTACCCTGCTGTTAATTTTGACGCCGAGGATCTTTGCCCATTCCTTTTTTAATCCTAAGGACATAGTGCTGTTATCCTTTTATATCATCAGTCTTTATACTTTGGTTCGCTATTTAAAAAACCCTACCCTTTTGGCTGGATTGCTGCACGGAGTGGCCTGTGCCTTCGTGGTCAATTCGCGGATAGCCGGAATCATCGTTCCTGTTTTATCGGTGGGCTTTATCGGACTTCAGCTTTTTAAAAATGTACGTACTTCAGGAACAGTTCTTTTGAGGCAGTATGTTAAAAGTTTTCCTGTTTTCTTCATTGTTTTCATGCTGCTGGCTATTGCTTTTTTTCCCTATTTGTGGAACAGTGTCGACCAACGGGCCACAGAAGCCTTCAACTTGATGTCAAACTTCCCCAAGAGCATCCATACGCTGTTTTTCGGCCATTACGTTTCGTCCAATCCCCCACCCTTTTATTATCCTTACGCATGGATGGCCATCACCCTTCCCCTGCTCAACCTTTTCCTGCTCCTCGCAGGCATTTTTTGGTTTATCAAGACCCTGGCCTCCAACCTGATGCGGTGGAAACTATGGACAAATTTTCCGGAATTCATCGACCTCATCGCTTTTGCCTTCCTGTCGGGGCCGCTTTTTGCCGTTTGGCTGTTCCATTCCACCATATACGACGGCTGGCGACATTTTTATTTTATCTATCCCCCTGCCCTGATGCTGGGACTTGTTCCTCTGCATGGCTTATGGAGGTCAAAATTGCAATTCCTGCGCCAGTTGACTATGATGATCGTTTTGGTCTCCTGCCTATACACCGGATACAAAATGGTGAAGCTGCATCCTCATCAACAAGTCTATTTCAATGTCCTCGCGGGCGGTAATCGCATGGAACGTTTTGAAATGGACTATTGGGGCGTCGCCTACAAACAGGCTTTTGAGGAATTGGTACGAAAAGACACCACAGGAGAAATGATCCAGGTATTTTGTGCCAACCAGCCTTGCTTTGATAATTATTTTGCCTTGCCGGAAGAGATCAAGTCACACATCCGTATGCGGTACGGTATGGAAGTGGCGCAGTATTACCTGACGAATTACCGCTTTCGACCGGAGATGGAAAAGTTTTGTAAGGGGGAATTCCCTTTTGATGAAGAGTATTTTTCGATTATGGCGGATGGGGAACGGATTATTGGAGTTTATAAAGTTGAAAGGCTAAAGGTTAAAGACTAAAGGCTAAAGGCTAAAGGCTAAAGACTAAAGACTAAAGGTTAAAGGTTAAAGGTTAATGGGGTTCAAATTGTTCAAGTTGTTCAAGTTGAGCGAAGCGAAATCGTAGGTCGGGAGGGTTCAATGGGAGTGCAGCGAAATCGTACCATAGTTTAAGCTAAAAAAGCTATGGTGGACTTTAAGACTATGTGGTAATATCCCTCGCAAATTGTTTCACCCGCTGTTTGACCTCCTCGGTGACGATGTCTTCCTCTATCCAGGTGTGGACATAACCGAGGTAGTTCATGCCGAGGTATTCGGCGCTAAGTTTGAAAGGCATTTCAAAGGCGGGCACTTCCTCTTCTTCGGAGCCGCAGATGATAAGGGCCATGGATTTGCCACGGAGTTTCCTTCCAGTTGGTTTTTCAATTTTGAGACAATCGGAAAGGCGGTCGAAAAAATTTTTCATGAGGCCGCTCATGGTATACCAGTAAACGGGGGTAGCGAAAATGATCAGATCGTAATGGTCGGCGATGTCCCTGATGATGGGCAGGAAATCATCATCCTGATTGTTGAAATCATAATCAAATGGGAGGATATTCTTTTCCCCTAGATCGAGCAGGTCGGCTTCCGTTTCTTCCCGGAACAAACTGACGATCCGGTGCGTATTGCCGTCACTTCTCGAACTGCCCTGGACAATCAGTTTTTTCATTTGCTCATATCATAAAATATGCCAACGGAGTAGCTGGGTCTGGCGGCAATGATTTCTCCGCGCCAGGCTCCGGCGAAGGCGGCGGACACCCCTACCCTCTTGGTCATATAATAATTGGTTTCCAGTGAGAAACTGATGTATTCCGTATTGTTCGCAAAAATAGTAGTGCTGTTATTGCTGGCTGCTGTGGCTCCATTTTTGAAAGACTCTATGCCGCCGACACGGCCGGTGACCCATAATTTTTGGTTAAAAAAACCTGCCCCAAGTTCGACCCCGAATCTGAACTCTTCCGAATATTCTTTTGTCCGGTTGTTAAAGCCCACGTAGGCGCTGGTATATCCCGCCACCTTTTTACCGAAATTCAAACTTGTTCCGGCATCGATCTGTACCATCTGGTTGAATTCCCCGTCACCTGTCTGCAAATTTTCAAAGGTCCCGCCTCCCGTTATGCCGGTGGGTATTCCGAAAAATACGGAGGCGGCGATCAGGAATCTGGCGCCCGGTTTGGTCAAACCGTATTTCAACCCAACATCAATGTCTCCCAAACCGTTGATGGCTTCTCCCTTTACCAATACTTCCCCGGTGGTTCGGGAGATCAGGTTGTTCATATAATTCCTGCTAAAGAGGGGCGCATTTACAATACCGGTCAGCCGGTCAGTGAGGCCATATTCGGCATAAACGGCGGTATTGAATATGCCTGTAGTAAGATTGGGGTCGATCAATCCTTCGTCGGTATAATGCTGATCAAAAACGACCCACCATTCTGATAATTTAAAATATCCTTGCCCTTTTTTTTGAGGCCAGGGTCCGCCCGCCGTTAAAGTACCCAGGAAAATAAAAAGCATTATCCCGGTAGTGATCGTTTTGTTCATCTGTTTAAAAATTTATTAATTTTTTGAATGCTTAGGAACAGTTCAAAAATAAATTGACAATTTTAATCATGTAAATCACTAAAAATCAACACTTTTACATTTTTAATTTATCATTCTAAATTTTACATTTCCCTTATAATATCTCCCCATCCCCAACCTTCACATTAAAAGGCTTACAAAAATAAAGTACGTAACTGTAATCATTGATGCCAACATTGGGAATCATGTAGGAATGTGCCCCTGAAAAGACTTCCACTTTGGCAATTTCCAAGGCATTGGCCGTGGTGGTATTGTTGTTGGACAAATACACGTATAACCCGGGCAAAGCAGTTGAGGCATTATAATTATTTGCGAACTCCAAAATCAAATTATCCCCATCCGCTTTGAGGGTGAAATCACCTGTCAGGGCATAGGAGCTTGTTGAAGCGACGGTTCCGCTTTTCTCTCCCGGCTGGACAACCGTTGAACTGCCGGCCTGCACTTCTATTTCATCCCGCAGCACTTTGCTTCCATCATTGTATTCAACGGCAATTATGGACGTTCCCACCTGGAGGGCCTCACTCAAACCGGTATTCATATCGATTGAAATAATATCAGGGTGCGAACTGCTCCATACCACCGGAACCGATTCTTCTTTCCCCACATTATTCAAATACATGGCCTTAAACTGGAAAGTGTCGCCAACGGCAATAGTGTCCGCAATGGTGGTAATCCGAAGAACAGGATCCACTTCATCGTCAACATAATCATCCTTAATACAGCCGGAAAAAAGGGCGGTAAGCATAATTGAAAACAAAAGGAATTGCTTCATGGCTTTATGTTTTATAATTTTACGAGCTATTATTTATGGAAAGATAACTTATGAACCATTCCCCGGGGAAAAGGGTTTATGGAATTTCCATCAATTGTCCTTCAAGGGACAATCTCCATACCATTCCATTAACAGACCAGTATCGTTTTTAACAATCCTCCCAGGATTTTGTCATTGCTTTTGAACCTAAAAATGTTTACTTTTAGAAATATTAAAAATCATTAATCCAACCATTTATGAAATCATCAATTGGCGTTTGGATCGACAAATCACAGGCAAGAATCATTTCACCTACCGCCCTCCTAGAAACCATTTCTTCCGATATCGAAATCAGGCCCAGATATGAAGGAGAAGGAAAAGAGTACGGTCGCTTTGGCAATCAGTACATGACATTGGAAAAAACGAAACAACATCGCCTGGAACAGCAGGAGATGAATTATCTAAAAACAGTGATCAATACCATCAAGGACTCAGAAAGGATTTTGATCTTTGGCCCTGCCCAGGTAAAAAATAAGCTGGAACATCTGCTTGAAGAAGATTATGCGACCAAAGGAAAGGTTATTGACGTGGTTGCGGCCGAAAAGATGACCGACAAACAATTGGTGGCCTTCGTTCGGGAATACTACGGAGAACTGGATAAATGAACCGAATCAATTGATTCCCAGGTTATTTATTTTCCATTTTGGTGAGTATGTCATTCATCATTTCTATTTGTACTTTCTGCATTTCCATTAATTCTTGCTGTTGATGAAGAATTAAATGATCCATTTTTTCATGCAAGGTTCTGATTTCCAATTCAGATTTCAGATTTATGGTATAATCTTTTATGGCCCTATCCCTGTCTTTTCCTTCCTGTCGGTTTTGGCTCATCATGATTACCGGGGCCTGCATGGAGGCAATACACGACAAAATCAAATTTAAAAGAATAAAAGGGTAAGGGTCAAAACCTTTATTCATCAGCAAGAAAATATTCATGGCTATCCAGATAAAAATGAAAACACTAAAAGAAATAATGAACGTCCAACTGCCTCCAAAAACAGCTACCTTATCGGCAAGCCTTTGGCCGAAAGTGGCTTTTTCTGCCTGGTTTTCGCTAATATTATCAGAAAGAATAGAATTTTGGGCAATGGAATTTAACACCTGTTTTTCCAATTCAGAAAGATCCTCTTTTTGCTGAGAAACATAATTGTACACATATTTTTCTCTATAATTGTTCAGTTCCGCGATAGAAATGTAATCATCAAGCGTAAAATCAGGAAAGTCCTTTTGGATCAGGTCAAAAATGGAATGCCGGATCAATTTGGCCGAGACTTTTTTATTTGAGGGGAGTTCACTTTTTGAGATGGCGCTATAATACTTTTTCATGGAGTTCTTTTTAAAGGCTTTATTTTAGGGTCGGTTATTTCTTTTCTCGAGCCAGTTGTCTATCCGAAGCAGGAAGGCATTGACGACAATGATCAACCCGGCACTGATGAGGGATTCTCTTAGAAAACCCGCTCCGGCCAAAGAGCCCACGGCCGAACTGCACCAGATAGTGGCTGCAGTCGTCAGTCCCTGAACATCCCGGCCCTGGTGCAAAATCACCCCTGCCCCAAGGAAGCCGATTCCAACCACAACTTGTCCGATCACCCTGGTAGGATCACCGCCTTCCGAAGCCATTTGAACCGAGATCAGGACATACATAGCTGCCCCGATCGTAACCAGTGTATTGGTACGTAACCCTGCGCTTTTATGATGCCACTGCCGTTCCAGGCCGATGGCTACTCCCCCTGCCAGCGCCACCAGGAGGCGGAGTGCGAATAATTTTAATTCCATAATTTCTTATTTGTCATGATCATCAATATGCATGAGGTGTAAAAAACGATGTGCGATGGGGGCAAAAAGCACGGCTACCGTGGACAGAAAAGCCACACCGGAAAACAAGGCGTAAGTTCCTGAAAATATTTTGGCGGCATTGTCGGGCATTTCATTGGCAGGCCC
This sequence is a window from Lewinellaceae bacterium. Protein-coding genes within it:
- a CDS encoding MgtC/SapB family protein: MELKLFALRLLVALAGGVAIGLERQWHHKSAGLRTNTLVTIGAAMYVLISVQMASEGGDPTRVIGQVVVGIGFLGAGVILHQGRDVQGLTTAATIWCSSAVGSLAGAGFLRESLISAGLIIVVNAFLLRIDNWLEKRNNRP